Below is a genomic region from Choristoneura fumiferana chromosome 30, NRCan_CFum_1, whole genome shotgun sequence.
gGGTAgatagacatgggtaatctcaactccgcgaagtgatctgactcactagatccagctccggtgtcggtaccgaatccgcttattgaatccgactcctttattgactccggttctttcgagcgattattaatttatctatggccgatgcggcccggctcggttcggtaggtaccaaggtcaatgtactgaactgaagtaccgattcgtttcgtccttttaatgttgaaaaattctaaattgtgtattttttaaagaactatgaGCTACTTTAAGAGCCTACTAGTTTTCTGTTTGACTATTTGAAGCTTTAAAACAGTGTTAAATATGCGTCGCCCGCTCTggtcatattatattgtgttttaattctatctcatttctttccaatataaccgagcGAGAAGTCCGTCAGAGTACCGACGtaggtaccggctcactcagcgcccgaccaaacgtaagatccgatccgatccgatccgagccgagagtgaaagcggagcgagtgaatgtgacggcgatcacgagccgctcgatccggccggacttgagcggagttagtaactccggagtcgataagatttgaaaggagtcattaagggattcggatccgattgaggatctgactcttttgaatcttcagatccggatttacccatatATACtgttgggctactacgaaactcgaagttcgtgtcgtgcggtccccctgacacttaaactatttaatcgagagtgagaggaacggtacgatacgaaccacgttagtactattatatattctgtgatacgaacctcgagtttcgtagtagcccaactgtcacggacgtcaacaaacttaGTGAAACCGGCGGgcgacaagcaaaagtcaccaaCTACACCTCTTAAAGTCAAGAaggataatcaaacttatgcatagGATCGTAAGGTTGATATTCCACCCATCtttttttgcagttagtgaCCCTTGCCTGCCACCCGACgaggttcacaaaaccgcgctgtgaaccaatgagggctatcgcgtatgaattcgccactagaggcgctagtgtagcgtgaggtctccgaaatgttaaatctcatagttttcgggtgagctacgcgggtttatttataattcgaataattttgtgaatattttgcaatatctgaaattaattatggcaaatatgcgttccggggcaatgaatgtctgtgttttgagacagttttgtctttcggaaacctttgtgctcccttttttccgaacaaaacggggactatgcaacactggcatgctcgatatatttatggtacggttttaagttgtattaaatatgattttaatctaaactttgttttcacgcccgtaataacagactttgaaagccatacttaaaaacctcacgcaacagtgcgccatctagtgagccaaaaaacgatagccctcattgagccagcctccttctcaactgatcgctTGTAAACCTTCGACATGTCTgaaattttttaatgcgcaagttgtctccacgtggtttctggaattttactatcaagttgcaaaaactacaaccaccgtacaacgtccctctcaaagagagtttactttgacactggcgaaattgtccttttaattaggacagaaaagccatattttaaaagagacgaaaaggaaaaaaacaaggaaaatcgtaatgacttttcctccGAAAGGGTTCCACGGTGGCTCATGTATAAAGTCCTTGAatgaacgatacgaactttgaatttcgtagcagcccccCAGCACAATATAAGcggtaggtataaatttcaagaataggTACGGCTGAGTCAAACTACTGCCTTTTGCTTATGTATTGTGCCCCCAGTTAGCATCGGCCCTAAAACAGGGGGCGTCCTAGCAAATTATAATTGGCAGTGTTATTAACGGTGATATTGACCTCCACTTTTGGTTGATTAGCGTTCTTCTTTTTTTCTGGCCTTTTCCGTTGATTTGCGTTCGTCTTCTTTTTTTCTGTCCCTTTCCGACGATCTGCgcttacactgaaaaaaaaggcTAGATAGAGATGCCACCCGACGCGTGtcagtaggtatacctactcaagtccaaaattaggcgaactagattgacaactgaaaatgttaccagaatATAAAAAGAATGGCATAGGAATATGTCGATACAAATTTgtcgatataaccttgtgtagacgcggaatgaattttttgtcacttttggactttattttcatagctttgGGCCAGAAAACGACAAAAAGgacaacacaacaacaaataataaagtaacGCAAATTTCTCAATAGTTCCAAGCAAGCCGATGGCAGTTAAGTCGAATGACATACGGGtatatgaaatttcaaaaaaaaaaacggcggATGGCGTCCTACCCGATATTCAACATGTTTATTAAAATCTTTCAAATATAAAagatttactttattattatttcgtattgagttttttgctaacatcgatattaagtttgtaactgtggcaacatttttgtgcgtaatgaactgtcaagttggtcCGCCTAACTCTAGACTCGGGTATAGGTATGTGCGTTTctggggagcgccaaagttcgcatactcttctcTAGTCATACATACcgaatttttgtccgaatcgtcgtttgtcatattttttttccactgaaaccttacattcTTCTGAAACTTTTAAatatggtcatcctatagaaaactataggtaggttaggtttgttttacttataacaattctgaactattggattcagagaaaaaagagttatgacaaacgatcattctgacaaacactACATTCGGACTAGCGCACGCATTAGCGAACCTactctgttaaaaataaagttttgttaaatacttgtgatatatacatatcatttaacaTTCTACTAAAATCAATTATACCTAACCATGTtaggaaaaaaatgtttacttctGAGACcgacatatttaaatattgtaaaataatcaatattcataacagtACCAAAATACTCGTACTGAGTgatgaaatagaaaatattggaaGTCTTAAAAAAACCAGTAGACCGGAAAACCTTAGAAAATTAGATTACCTACCCACATTTGTACTGCCAAAATGTAACAATGTGTATGGAAAACGGAGGTGGGAATACATGTTACCTAATATTCTTAACGAACTTGATCACAACATACTTATGAGTGTGTGTGAAACACCACACCACTGTAAACGCATTGTTAAAGCAATTTACCTAACGTGATACAGTAACTTTGGGTTAGCTTACCTGTATACCTAGCCTAAAGATAAATCATGATTAATTATCAACTTATGGTTATGTGAGTGAATTCAACGGCAGTTAAACCTTAGTATGGTTTTGCTCGTTGCATtattgtaaaatgtttaaattgattttctatttagtaaataaatgaaaaaaataataataataatattgcacttaaatctgtttaaaaaaatatacctcgttgagtttcttgccggattcttctcaacagaggtttttccgaaccggtggtacattttattgacattcataagtgcttgttatagcctaaatttattaaagatttgactttgacctttaataagtaggtatgcggCACGAGcctcagaaacgttaggcaatacgatCTTTGCTTAAATATTGCTTAAATAATGCTTTGTGAATATGACTCTTTGCCATGTGTATGGTATTAATTGATCGATCGGTCATGTTTTTATTGGACCCTCctttatgtggttttcatatcCTGGGCAAAAGTTACCCTCCAAAGtgtcaaagtaccccgaccttacggtacctACCATAATGTAAAAGTAATATGACACAATGTAAAAAGTCATGACCATGcgataaataatttgaattttacttaCGAAGCTACTTCCGTCGCTATAATTTCATTATGTATCCTCGTTTTATGAATATTAAAGCCCCTTTTACTGGTGAAGACCTGGTTACAGAGCTTGCAGGTGAAGAGTTTAGTTTCTACGAAGTATTCAGGATCGCTTGGCTTCCCTTTTTTGGCGTTAGTTTTTCTTGCGCTAGATTTTTCCCTAGCGCGCTTTTTAGGCCTGTAGATGTTTGTATCGCTAAGATCCGAGTCGCTGTTGCCGTTTTTGTCAGAAGTGTCATTGTTTTCAGTCATATCATCACTATCTGATTCATCGCTTACGAAGAGTGGTTTATCTGAAAATatagaaataattaagttttcctcatcattttcatcatcttggcctaaaacatacgtcccactgctgggcacaggcctcctcgaaGAGAGACCGACTAATTGTGAGTTATGATTGGTTTggggtctttttgtattttttatttcaactccaaatttgttacttttacggtcatcccgtaaaaccatatcgaaaatacaaactgagacatggatgcacagaaaaaccagaaaaagagaccggcgctgggaatcgaatccagatcctcagcattccgtgctgcgtgccataccccttcttcatttgattgcttagtagcgacatctcttgtctgggtgattGGTTAGTTctgaaagaatgtgacgtctcgtagtagaaataagcaacctgagatatgtatacataggaaaaatccgtgtctagattcctgtccagcggtggtgtaggggttatagcacgcagcactgattgctgaggacctgggttcgattcccagcgctggtctcttttttctggtttttctgtgcatccatgtctcagtttgtattttcaataggAACTCTTCATTTATCTCGcgtcgctccgctcagctgtttccaccagagatgtgctgtgcgaggttgtaattgaagcgtttctattgcttcatgaaaaacacataacTCTCACTCGCACATACTAGTGGCAACGCTTAGGGTTAGGTTGCTAATCGAGTATAAACCAAAAGACTCACGGAGTATTGAGTCTCTCTCGGGGTCGTCAAAGGGGTCGAGTGTCCGGACGCGTGGGGGTGCCACTGGGGGTCGCGTCGGCAAGAACTCTTGAGGTATTCGCAGCGGACTCAGCAGCGGCAGACGTAGCAAGGGTAAGGCAAGATGGTCCTCCCGAACCGGAGAACGATTCCTGAAAATCTGAAATAataatgtcgttcagtttgacgagtacgatctgcagggctactacgaaactcgaagttcgtatcgtaccgtccctctcgctctcgtattaaatagtaaatgtgtcagagggagcgcacgacacgaacttcgagtttcgtagtagccctgctgttgtaATTATTTGTTCATGTTAAAAAGCCCACCCGGTatataggttaagttaggtttgttttacaaGTTTTAACAAACTATAACAAGCTGATTTGGACCCCCTAACATAACTTAACAACATAACAGTATTTGGAACTGATTTTTActgttaacccttttccagggcGTAGTGCagggtagattttttttgacattcataagtgctagttatagcctaaattgaagatattttgactttgaccttgcatatagcgaccacataaagtacacaaatattcgacttaaattaacaatatggtacaaaatcaatgagggctatcgttttttctctttctagatggcgccactgttgcgtgaggtttttaagtgtggctttcaaagtctgtattacgggcgtgaaaacaaagtctagaagtactattatatattctgtgacttgttaggactcacaaaagaaaaacaatctTAGGTCCtttactatttaaattaattcttaaAAATAGGTTGGAAGTTCAAAATCGTGTCTACTCACTCCGTTttacggtacggaaccctaaaaaagaataataatctTTAAAGATATTCTGCCTACAATGGCCATTCATGATTATAATAATCATAGGCTTATTTAgaaatttatcaaaataattattaggcatttaatgaatcaggcgttactttgcggaagatcaatgaattaaaaacaattaagtactttGCTCAAACGCAACTTTGTGATAGCttcgtctatgcaacaaatgtgattATGTATTAcctactgtggccgctataacaacaaatactaaaaatagaataaaataaatatttaaaggggaCTCCAatacaacaaacgttttttagccgttttttttgctaatgttgtatagaatGCTAATgttctgcaggtggtaggaccttgtgcaaggtccgcccggattgctaccaccatcttgctcgcttatcctgccgtgaagcagtgcttgcacttgtgttccggcgtggacagtaagacagccggtgaaattactggcacgtgaggtatcccatcttagacctctaggttggcaacgcgtctgcaatacccctggtgttgacccacgagacccacttgctcgtttgccatcaagtcgaataaaaaaaaaaaaagataatggtacggaacccttcgtgcgcgagtccgagtcgcacttggccggtttttacgcAGGACACTACCAATTGGTAATTACGAGTTAATTTAATACACTCGTTAATGATCCCCGCGGGTGACTTTTAATGATTTGTAACAAGAGCGGAATGTGtttgttcaaataaattacatatacACGGTGACTGGTAATTCGACCTATTGCCTCGACTGACATgtgcttataatgtattttttcaaaaggtaataaataaatctaatctaatctaatctattccTTGAAAGACGTTATTTAAGAGCTTATCTTGCCCATACAACACACATGATTGTTTTGCCTtcgtttttttgcttgatattaataacggcaccaggtagacgcttgaaatattcacagaatctttagatgtataccgtaaactgcttcaactttgccctctggccccaacattgcctaatatgatttagagtcgataacttagcactcttgtaggttttaaacttgtatctacacgggaattattattacgggggataaaagtttaaaacctacaagagtgctaagttatcgactctaaatcgaatcaggcaatgttggggcaagacggcaaagttgaagcagtttacggtaatcaccttaaaaataaataattaaataaaaataaaataaata
It encodes:
- the LOC141444698 gene encoding uncharacterized protein; amino-acid sequence: MPGPMEKTRAGGNGQLENESPAAADPLLQDIAKMKKLQADIEAKALLEKRKLEDEKKRQSSQNLAAQLAEYRRVQRFLDDPSVPRSASRVPQPASSGQQPVSSLQQPTTSLPRPASAGQHPASSLQQPATSLPRPASAGQRLTSSQPQPAMYSPRLALSLPQPASAMPQRAPTTPIFRNRSPVREDHLALPLLRLPLLSPLRIPQEFLPTRPPVAPPRVRTLDPFDDPERDSILHKPLFVSDESDSDDMTENNDTSDKNGNSDSDLSDTNIYRPKKRAREKSSARKTNAKKGKPSDPEYFVETKLFTCKLCNQVFTSKRGFNIHKTRIHNEIIATEVASVSADRRKGTEKKKTNANQRKRPEKKKNANQPKVEVNITVNNTANYNLLGRPLF